In the Candidatus Binatia bacterium genome, one interval contains:
- a CDS encoding CocE/NonD family hydrolase, producing the protein MKKLAAILAVSLCSAATPALATIDGLFGGAVSCTVQAGGNAGERHCSGIFSTFDGAPIDVNVGFPPAPASGADGNFPIVGVFHGWGGAKLDLTDPTMQQWLDAGYAVFSMSDRGWGNSCGATDSKRLTPGVCDNDYNHLMDTRYEVRDAQQVFEALADQAATGATSGEGLVDPQKIAAMGSSYGGGISMALGALKDRKMMGAHEGSPNLDGYLVPWVSAGGKAMKMAAVQPDIPWTDLANSLQPNGHTLDYVADAPYLKRGRAGVLKQSFVAGLFALGEAGSNYAPPGADPDADLYKWYSVDNAGEPYDGNPVEQDVVDELTRHHSSYYIDDSEPPAPMLISNGFTDDLFPTDEAIRFYNRTRTDHPGTPIAMMFGDHGHQRGQNKPEDLPFRNAQLHNWFDYYVKGEGPAPFLGVQTTTQVCGGPSAGPYQAANWEAIAPGEVRVESAAQQIIANDVPTDATVGQAFDPITGSGACAATNADDQTGAATYRTGAVSGEGFTLMGAATIVADFLSPSPTAQVAARLEDVDPSTNMETLVARGLYRPEVNTTTASCQVFQLHPNGWRFAPGHIVKLELLPADQPYGRNSNGQLPIIVTNLRLRLPVLEAPDSGQVQSPSPKVLPEGYALAPDVTVGIDDTCTPGTATTTTITVTTSTDTTTTTSNTTTTTTLASFPLGVGKVKVKGETKVGAANGRVDVAGSFDVPPDFSTPPPFTVRVRDNAALDVSHAFSSCATAASGKINCDESDATSDYRATFVRGGSSVRYKVSMRGLAIAAPFAGPVTVDLLHNSAVVRSGTAADCQEGTSSLKCR; encoded by the coding sequence ATGAAAAAGCTCGCGGCCATCCTCGCGGTTTCGCTCTGCAGTGCGGCCACGCCCGCTCTGGCGACGATCGACGGCCTGTTCGGCGGCGCCGTCTCGTGCACCGTCCAGGCCGGAGGCAACGCCGGCGAGCGCCATTGCTCGGGCATCTTCTCGACGTTCGACGGCGCGCCGATCGACGTCAACGTCGGCTTCCCGCCGGCTCCGGCCAGCGGCGCCGACGGCAACTTCCCGATCGTCGGCGTCTTCCATGGCTGGGGCGGCGCCAAACTCGATCTCACCGATCCGACGATGCAGCAGTGGCTCGACGCCGGCTACGCCGTCTTCTCGATGAGCGACCGCGGCTGGGGCAACTCCTGCGGCGCGACCGACAGCAAGCGCCTGACTCCCGGAGTCTGCGACAACGATTACAACCACCTGATGGACACGCGCTACGAAGTGCGCGACGCCCAGCAGGTCTTCGAGGCGCTGGCCGACCAGGCCGCCACCGGCGCGACTTCCGGCGAAGGCCTCGTTGACCCGCAGAAGATCGCCGCGATGGGAAGCTCCTACGGCGGCGGCATCTCGATGGCGCTCGGTGCGCTCAAAGACCGCAAGATGATGGGTGCGCACGAGGGATCGCCGAATCTCGACGGCTATCTCGTGCCGTGGGTCAGCGCCGGCGGCAAGGCCATGAAGATGGCTGCGGTGCAGCCGGACATTCCGTGGACCGATCTGGCCAACTCCCTGCAGCCGAACGGTCACACGCTCGACTACGTCGCCGACGCTCCCTACCTGAAGCGGGGCAGGGCAGGCGTGCTCAAGCAGTCGTTCGTCGCGGGCCTCTTCGCTCTCGGCGAAGCCGGCAGCAACTACGCGCCGCCCGGAGCCGATCCCGATGCCGATCTCTACAAATGGTATTCCGTCGACAACGCCGGCGAGCCGTACGACGGCAACCCCGTCGAGCAGGACGTCGTCGACGAGCTGACGCGCCATCATTCGAGCTACTACATCGACGATTCGGAGCCGCCGGCGCCGATGCTCATTTCCAACGGCTTCACCGACGACTTGTTCCCGACCGACGAAGCGATCCGTTTCTATAACCGCACGCGCACCGATCATCCGGGCACGCCGATCGCGATGATGTTCGGCGACCACGGCCACCAGCGCGGCCAGAACAAGCCCGAGGACCTGCCGTTCCGCAATGCGCAGCTCCACAACTGGTTCGACTACTACGTCAAGGGCGAGGGGCCGGCGCCGTTCCTCGGCGTGCAGACGACGACGCAGGTGTGCGGCGGACCGTCGGCCGGGCCGTACCAGGCTGCGAACTGGGAGGCGATCGCGCCGGGCGAAGTGCGCGTCGAGAGCGCGGCCCAGCAGATCATCGCGAACGACGTCCCGACCGATGCGACCGTCGGCCAGGCTTTCGATCCGATCACCGGAAGCGGCGCCTGCGCGGCGACCAACGCCGACGACCAGACCGGCGCGGCAACCTATCGCACCGGCGCGGTGTCGGGCGAAGGTTTCACGCTGATGGGCGCCGCGACCATCGTCGCCGATTTCCTTTCTCCGTCACCGACGGCCCAGGTTGCCGCGCGCCTCGAGGACGTCGACCCGTCGACGAACATGGAAACTCTCGTCGCGCGCGGGCTCTACCGTCCCGAGGTCAATACGACGACGGCCTCGTGCCAGGTCTTCCAGCTTCATCCCAACGGATGGCGCTTCGCGCCCGGCCACATCGTCAAGCTCGAGCTGCTCCCGGCCGACCAGCCGTACGGGCGCAATTCCAACGGCCAGCTTCCGATCATCGTGACGAATCTTCGGCTGCGCCTGCCGGTGCTCGAGGCACCGGACTCCGGCCAGGTGCAGAGCCCGTCGCCGAAGGTGCTGCCGGAAGGCTACGCGCTCGCGCCCGACGTCACCGTCGGCATCGACGACACCTGCACGCCCGGCACAGCGACCACGACGACGATCACCGTGACGACGAGCACCGACACCACCACCACTACGTCGAACACGACGACGACCACCACGCTCGCGTCGTTCCCGCTCGGCGTGGGCAAGGTGAAGGTCAAGGGCGAGACGAAGGTCGGCGCCGCCAACGGTCGCGTCGACGTTGCCGGATCGTTCGACGTGCCGCCCGATTTCAGCACGCCGCCGCCGTTCACGGTGCGAGTGCGCGACAACGCGGCCCTGGACGTCAGCCATGCGTTCTCGAGCTGCGCCACGGCCGCCAGCGGCAAGATCAACTGTGACGAGAGCGACGCGACGTCCGACTACCGGGCGACGTTCGTGCGGGGTGGCAGCTCGGTGAGGTACAAGGTGTCGATGCGCGGCCTTGCGATTGCGGCGCCGTTTGCCGGGCCGGTCACGGTCGATCTGCTGCACAACAGCGCGGTCGTGCGAAGCGGCACCGCCGCCGACTGCCAGGAAGGAACGTCGTCGCTGAAATGCCGCTAG
- a CDS encoding crotonase/enoyl-CoA hydratase family protein — MSEQPALLVERDGHVVTVVMNRPEARNALNPEMICRLADAWDLIDSDDDIRVAILTGSHGHFCAGADLDKLVSRSLKGLPPENDWEQRIRDDYQVIFRGLLRSKRTIKPLIAAIEGSCIAGGVEILQATDIRVAAESSKLGVSEVRWGLFPQGGSTTRLPRQIPFTRAMEVLLTGDHYSAKEALEMGLIGRVVADGKALETARAIAARIAENGPVAVRNIKRAVLEADGMREDDARELEMRLGMEVFSTEDAKEGPRAFKEKRKPNFKGR, encoded by the coding sequence GTGTCCGAACAACCCGCGCTTCTAGTCGAACGCGACGGCCACGTCGTCACGGTCGTGATGAACCGTCCGGAAGCGCGCAACGCGCTCAACCCGGAGATGATCTGCCGCCTGGCCGACGCGTGGGATCTCATCGACAGCGACGACGACATCCGCGTCGCGATCCTCACCGGCTCCCACGGTCACTTCTGCGCCGGCGCTGATCTGGACAAGCTCGTCTCGCGCTCCCTCAAGGGCCTTCCGCCGGAGAACGACTGGGAACAGAGGATCCGCGACGACTACCAGGTGATCTTCCGCGGCCTGCTGCGCTCGAAGCGCACGATCAAGCCTTTGATCGCGGCGATCGAGGGCTCCTGCATCGCCGGCGGAGTGGAGATCCTGCAGGCCACCGACATCCGGGTAGCGGCCGAGAGCAGCAAGCTCGGCGTCTCCGAGGTGCGTTGGGGCCTGTTTCCCCAGGGTGGCTCGACGACGCGGCTTCCGCGCCAGATCCCGTTCACGCGCGCGATGGAGGTGCTGCTGACGGGCGACCATTACAGCGCGAAAGAGGCGCTGGAGATGGGGCTCATCGGGCGCGTCGTTGCGGACGGCAAGGCACTGGAGACAGCGCGCGCCATTGCGGCGCGCATCGCGGAGAACGGCCCGGTGGCCGTGCGCAACATCAAGCGCGCGGTGCTCGAGGCCGACGGGATGCGAGAGGACGACGCCCGCGAGCTCGAGATGCGCCTCGGCATGGAAGTTTTCTCGACTGAGGATGCCAAGGAAGGCCCAAGGGCCTTCAAGGAAAAGCGTAAGCCGAACTTCAAGGGACGCTGA
- a CDS encoding acyl-CoA synthetase, with product MELNIADLFELVVDTAPEREALVCAGRRYSYAALDAQVNRLAHFLRDRGVAPGQHVGMYLYNCDEYLVAMLATFKIRAVPVNVNYRYVEEELEYLLKDSDVTALFFQRELGSRLLPLLARLPKLRALVEVEDTSDAERVVTGAVRYEDALAAGSPGRGFAPRSGKDLYIIYTGGTTGMPKGVMWPHEDVFYAGLQGGNPGGPPIAKGEELEGIVRGGMGLTVLAAAPLIHGAAEWASLIGFFGGGKVVLQRGKSFEPKTVARLIADEKVNTLTLVGDAMARPLGEAVEAMGDQVDMSSVFVVGSAGAVLSEAVKEQLRKAFPNTMIVDSFGATETGHQGSMMQGTGHGTGKEPLFFMNETNCVFDDDRKPVVPGSGVIGRLARRGHIPVGYYNDPEKTAKTFFEIDGVRWVMPGDLATVESDGSIRVFGRGSVCINSGGEKIFPEEVEAALKAHGGVLDAVVVGIPDERWGQRVAALVQLRPGAAASIEDLDRHCRTKVAGYKVPRFVSFVERVERQPSGKPDYRWAASYAAGEAAKAS from the coding sequence GTGGAGCTGAATATCGCCGACCTTTTCGAGCTCGTGGTGGACACGGCTCCCGAGCGCGAAGCGCTCGTTTGCGCCGGCCGGCGCTATTCGTACGCCGCGCTCGACGCCCAGGTGAACCGCCTCGCGCACTTTTTGCGGGATCGCGGGGTCGCTCCCGGCCAGCACGTCGGCATGTACCTGTACAATTGCGACGAATACCTCGTCGCGATGCTCGCGACGTTCAAGATTCGCGCGGTACCGGTCAACGTGAACTACCGCTACGTCGAGGAGGAGCTCGAGTATCTGCTGAAGGACAGCGACGTCACGGCGCTCTTCTTCCAGCGCGAGCTCGGCTCACGGCTGCTGCCGCTTCTCGCCCGCCTGCCGAAGTTGCGGGCGCTCGTCGAGGTGGAGGACACGAGCGATGCCGAGCGCGTCGTCACCGGCGCCGTGCGATACGAAGACGCGCTCGCAGCGGGCAGCCCCGGGCGCGGTTTCGCGCCGCGCTCCGGCAAGGACCTCTACATCATCTACACCGGCGGCACGACGGGGATGCCGAAAGGCGTCATGTGGCCGCACGAGGACGTGTTCTACGCCGGGCTGCAGGGCGGCAACCCGGGAGGACCTCCGATCGCGAAAGGGGAAGAGCTCGAGGGCATCGTGCGCGGCGGCATGGGGCTCACGGTTCTCGCTGCGGCGCCGTTGATTCACGGAGCCGCCGAATGGGCTTCGCTCATCGGCTTTTTCGGCGGCGGCAAGGTCGTGCTGCAGCGTGGGAAGAGCTTCGAGCCGAAGACCGTCGCACGCCTGATCGCCGACGAGAAGGTGAACACGCTGACGTTGGTCGGCGACGCGATGGCCCGTCCGCTCGGCGAAGCAGTGGAGGCGATGGGAGACCAGGTCGACATGTCGTCGGTGTTCGTAGTCGGCTCGGCCGGCGCCGTGCTTTCGGAAGCGGTCAAGGAACAGCTTCGCAAGGCTTTCCCGAACACGATGATCGTCGACAGCTTCGGCGCGACCGAGACCGGGCACCAGGGCTCGATGATGCAGGGAACCGGACACGGCACCGGCAAGGAGCCGCTGTTCTTCATGAACGAGACCAACTGCGTGTTCGACGACGACAGGAAGCCCGTGGTGCCGGGCTCGGGCGTCATCGGACGGCTCGCGCGGCGCGGCCACATTCCGGTCGGCTACTACAACGACCCGGAGAAGACGGCGAAAACCTTCTTCGAGATCGACGGCGTGCGATGGGTGATGCCCGGCGATCTTGCCACCGTCGAGAGCGACGGAAGCATCCGCGTGTTCGGCCGCGGCTCGGTGTGCATCAACAGCGGCGGCGAGAAGATTTTTCCCGAGGAAGTCGAAGCAGCACTGAAGGCCCACGGCGGGGTGCTCGACGCCGTCGTCGTCGGCATTCCCGACGAGCGCTGGGGCCAGCGCGTCGCGGCACTCGTGCAGCTTCGCCCCGGCGCAGCCGCGAGCATCGAAGACCTCGACCGCCATTGCCGCACCAAGGTTGCCGGCTACAAGGTTCCGCGCTTCGTGAGCTTCGTCGAGCGCGTCGAGAGGCAGCCGAGCGGCAAGCCCGACTACCGCTGGGCCGCAAGCTACGCAGCGGGTGAGGCGGCCAAGGCTTCCTGA
- a CDS encoding thiolase domain-containing protein codes for MGRWCAVVGVGQTRHAAKRGDLSMVGLVREAAIAALEDCDLSWKDVEALVIGKAPDMFEGVMQPELYLADALGAVGKPMIRVHTAGSVGGSTALVAAHLVQSGQFSRVLTVAFEKQSESEATWAITPKIPFQPPLVAGAGGYFAPIIRSYIQRSKAPADVGLRVAVKDRKNAMRNPFAHLHLPDIDIETVANSPLLWDPLHYLECCPSSDGACAMVLADEQAARKTPKKPAWVLGTAMKSEPTMFPGRNQINPRAGRECAASVYRQAGVRNPREDIDCAEIYVPFSWYEPMWMENLGFAPENEGWKMTLEGATAFDGDMPINPSGGVLSSNPIGASGMLRFAEAAMQVSGRAGEHQVSGAKLALGHAYGGGSQFFSMWMVGSEKR; via the coding sequence ATGGGTCGCTGGTGCGCCGTCGTCGGAGTCGGTCAAACCCGCCACGCCGCCAAGCGCGGCGATCTTTCGATGGTCGGCCTGGTGCGCGAAGCCGCGATCGCCGCTCTCGAGGATTGCGACCTTTCGTGGAAGGACGTCGAGGCGCTGGTGATCGGAAAAGCCCCCGACATGTTCGAGGGCGTCATGCAGCCGGAGCTCTACCTGGCCGATGCGCTCGGCGCCGTCGGCAAGCCGATGATCCGCGTGCACACTGCCGGCAGTGTCGGCGGCTCGACGGCGCTCGTTGCCGCGCACCTGGTCCAGTCGGGCCAGTTCTCGCGGGTGCTGACCGTCGCGTTCGAGAAGCAGTCGGAGAGCGAGGCCACGTGGGCGATCACGCCGAAAATCCCGTTCCAGCCGCCGCTGGTGGCCGGAGCCGGCGGGTACTTCGCACCGATCATCCGCTCCTACATCCAGCGCTCCAAGGCACCGGCCGACGTCGGGCTTCGCGTTGCAGTCAAGGACCGCAAGAACGCGATGCGAAATCCGTTCGCGCATTTGCATCTCCCGGACATCGACATCGAGACGGTCGCCAACTCGCCGCTGCTGTGGGACCCGCTGCACTATCTGGAGTGCTGCCCGTCTTCGGACGGCGCCTGCGCGATGGTGCTGGCCGACGAGCAGGCCGCCAGGAAGACGCCGAAGAAGCCGGCATGGGTGCTTGGAACCGCGATGAAGAGCGAGCCGACGATGTTTCCCGGCCGCAACCAGATCAATCCGCGCGCAGGCCGCGAGTGCGCGGCCTCGGTCTACCGCCAGGCAGGTGTTCGCAATCCGCGCGAGGACATCGACTGCGCGGAAATCTACGTGCCGTTTTCATGGTACGAGCCGATGTGGATGGAGAACCTCGGGTTCGCGCCGGAGAACGAGGGCTGGAAGATGACGCTCGAAGGCGCCACGGCGTTCGACGGCGACATGCCGATCAATCCGTCGGGCGGCGTGCTTTCGTCCAATCCGATCGGGGCTTCGGGAATGCTGCGTTTCGCCGAAGCGGCGATGCAGGTGAGCGGCCGCGCCGGCGAGCACCAGGTGTCCGGTGCGAAGCTGGCACTCGGCCACGCCTACGGCGGCGGCTCCCAGTTCTTCTCGATGTGGATGGTCGGCTCCGAAAAGCGCTGA
- a CDS encoding thiolase domain-containing protein, producing the protein MREVAVVSFAQARSVRRDILRNEVEILMPVVAEVVAASGLSRDRIGFTVSGSCDYLAGVPFSFVMALDGVGAWPPIEESHVEMDGAWAMAEAFTRLQHGDIDSALVFCFGKSSVGDLPDVLTLQLDPYLVAPLWPDSISVAALQARAMIDAGLTSEREMAEVAVRSRRDARQNPYAQLSGDFSVDALLAEPCISSPLRRHDCPPISDGAAAIVLAAGDVARGLCEKNGRTPAWIRGLDHRVDAQNLGVRDLTKCPSARIAAEKAGVSAAPIDVAEIYAPFTHQEILLRRELGLDSKTRINPSGGALAANPMMVAGLIRIGEAASRVHKGEARRALAHATAGPCLQQNLVCILEGE; encoded by the coding sequence ATGCGCGAAGTCGCTGTCGTCTCCTTCGCGCAGGCGCGCTCGGTGCGCCGCGACATCCTTCGCAACGAAGTCGAGATCCTGATGCCGGTGGTTGCCGAAGTGGTGGCGGCGTCCGGCCTTTCGCGCGACCGCATCGGATTTACCGTCTCGGGAAGCTGCGACTACCTGGCCGGCGTGCCATTCTCGTTCGTGATGGCCCTCGACGGAGTAGGGGCCTGGCCTCCGATCGAAGAATCGCACGTCGAGATGGACGGAGCCTGGGCGATGGCCGAGGCGTTCACTCGCCTCCAGCACGGCGACATCGACTCGGCTCTGGTGTTCTGCTTCGGCAAATCGTCGGTCGGCGATCTTCCCGACGTGCTGACGCTTCAGCTCGATCCCTACCTCGTCGCGCCGCTGTGGCCCGATTCGATCAGCGTCGCCGCGCTTCAGGCCCGCGCGATGATCGACGCCGGACTCACGAGCGAGCGCGAGATGGCCGAAGTGGCCGTGCGAAGCCGCCGCGACGCTAGGCAAAACCCGTACGCGCAGCTGAGCGGCGATTTCTCCGTCGACGCGCTGCTTGCCGAGCCGTGCATCTCCTCGCCGCTTCGTCGCCACGACTGTCCGCCAATCTCCGACGGCGCTGCAGCGATCGTGCTGGCCGCCGGTGACGTGGCGCGCGGCCTCTGCGAGAAGAACGGCCGCACGCCGGCGTGGATCCGTGGCCTCGACCACCGCGTCGACGCCCAGAACCTCGGCGTGCGCGACCTTACCAAGTGCCCGTCGGCGCGGATCGCGGCCGAGAAGGCGGGCGTATCGGCTGCGCCGATCGACGTCGCCGAGATTTACGCTCCGTTCACGCACCAGGAGATCCTTCTGCGGCGCGAGCTGGGACTCGACAGCAAGACGCGCATCAATCCGTCGGGTGGCGCGCTGGCGGCCAATCCGATGATGGTCGCGGGCCTGATCCGCATCGGCGAAGCAGCTTCGCGCGTTCACAAAGGCGAGGCACGGCGCGCTCTCGCACACGCAACCGCGGGACCGTGTCTTCAACAGAACCTCGTCTGCATCCTGGAGGGAGAGTGA
- a CDS encoding Zn-ribbon domain-containing OB-fold protein: MSTQQGRPLPDPIKMVTIPSRLDYTITPGEAPTRFLRGILEGRILAERCPKCGKVYMPPRGSCATCAIPTKEQVELSAKGTVTTFCVVNLPFYGQAVEIPYVCASVVLDGADLPFFCLLAECPVEEVRPGMRVEAVWCEPSERKPSLENIRYMKPTGEPDATYESFKEHL, from the coding sequence GTGAGCACGCAGCAAGGAAGGCCGCTTCCCGATCCGATCAAGATGGTGACGATCCCGTCGCGACTCGATTACACGATCACTCCGGGCGAGGCGCCGACACGCTTCCTTCGCGGCATCCTCGAAGGGCGCATCCTGGCCGAGCGCTGCCCGAAGTGCGGCAAGGTCTACATGCCGCCGCGCGGCTCCTGCGCCACCTGCGCGATCCCGACCAAAGAGCAGGTCGAGCTTTCGGCGAAGGGAACCGTGACGACGTTCTGCGTCGTCAATCTTCCGTTTTACGGCCAGGCGGTCGAGATTCCCTACGTTTGCGCGTCGGTGGTGCTCGACGGAGCCGACCTGCCGTTCTTCTGCCTGCTGGCCGAGTGCCCGGTCGAAGAAGTTCGCCCGGGAATGCGCGTCGAGGCCGTCTGGTGCGAGCCCTCCGAGCGCAAGCCTTCGCTCGAGAATATTCGCTACATGAAGCCGACCGGCGAACCGGACGCGACGTACGAGTCGTTCAAGGAGCACCTCTGA
- a CDS encoding OB-fold domain-containing protein, with translation MGQDKLKHYEGVLSAVHTLEYPYTRSVGRVIGTFLAGLREGRILGIRGAGGSVLVPPSEYDPVTTESLTEMLDVGDTGVVTTWSWVEAPRAKHPLQKPFAWALVKLDGATTSLLHAVDAGDEKRMKTGMRVRVRWRAERKGGISDIECFEPAEAKS, from the coding sequence ATGGGCCAGGACAAGCTCAAGCACTACGAGGGCGTGCTCTCGGCGGTGCACACCCTCGAATACCCCTATACGCGCTCGGTCGGCCGGGTCATCGGCACCTTTCTGGCCGGCCTGCGCGAAGGCCGCATCCTCGGCATCCGCGGCGCCGGCGGCTCGGTGCTGGTACCGCCGAGCGAGTACGACCCGGTGACGACCGAATCGCTGACCGAAATGCTCGACGTCGGCGACACCGGCGTCGTGACGACCTGGTCGTGGGTCGAGGCGCCGCGCGCGAAACATCCGCTGCAGAAGCCGTTCGCATGGGCGCTCGTGAAGCTGGACGGGGCGACGACGTCGCTGCTGCACGCCGTCGATGCGGGAGACGAAAAACGGATGAAGACCGGAATGCGCGTGCGCGTGCGCTGGCGCGCCGAGCGCAAGGGCGGGATCTCCGACATCGAATGCTTCGAGCCGGCGGAGGCAAAGTCGTGA
- a CDS encoding TauD/TfdA family dioxygenase: protein MQAGYRSFGEQALHYFQRAHDGPAPPVVGGPAAWRGPDVAGRSDWSFEFSAQDIAELESAAAASAHVALGEVTRRDFPLPGLSSRMAAWTSELRQGRGFLFLRGLPVARWGEELSSRVFWGLGHHLGMPGAQNPQNELLGHVRDYGEDSANPYVRKYRTAADIAFHCDLADVVGLLCLQPARSGGASRIASSVAVHDELSRRRPDLVRRLYGTFLLDTRDEARNESMPWVPVQPCCYDGTSLRTFWHSDYFRSVERHAAAPRFTAEERELMDLYDEIAASPDLYLDMSFEAGDIQLISNHTIVHARTAYEDWPQPAKRRHLLRLWLSLD, encoded by the coding sequence ATGCAGGCCGGGTACCGATCCTTCGGCGAGCAGGCCCTGCACTACTTCCAGCGCGCCCACGACGGGCCGGCGCCGCCCGTGGTCGGTGGCCCGGCGGCGTGGCGCGGCCCCGACGTCGCCGGTCGCAGCGACTGGAGCTTCGAGTTCTCGGCGCAGGACATTGCCGAGCTCGAAAGCGCAGCCGCAGCCTCCGCGCACGTTGCGCTCGGCGAGGTCACGCGGCGGGATTTCCCGCTTCCAGGCCTGTCGTCGCGCATGGCGGCGTGGACGAGCGAGCTGCGCCAGGGCCGCGGTTTTCTCTTTCTTCGCGGCCTGCCGGTCGCGCGCTGGGGCGAGGAGCTTTCGTCGCGGGTGTTCTGGGGCCTCGGGCACCATCTTGGAATGCCCGGAGCGCAGAATCCGCAGAACGAGCTTCTCGGCCACGTGCGCGATTACGGAGAGGACTCTGCCAATCCGTACGTGCGCAAGTACAGGACCGCCGCCGACATCGCGTTCCACTGCGATCTTGCCGACGTCGTCGGCCTGCTGTGCCTGCAGCCGGCGCGCAGCGGAGGCGCAAGCCGCATCGCCAGCTCGGTGGCCGTGCACGACGAGCTGTCGCGGCGCCGTCCCGACCTCGTCCGGCGCCTGTACGGGACCTTCCTGCTGGATACGCGCGACGAGGCGCGCAACGAGAGCATGCCGTGGGTTCCGGTGCAGCCGTGCTGCTACGACGGCACGAGCCTGCGCACGTTCTGGCACAGCGACTACTTCCGCTCGGTGGAGCGTCACGCCGCGGCGCCGCGATTCACTGCCGAAGAGCGTGAGCTGATGGATCTCTACGACGAGATCGCCGCGTCGCCCGACCTTTATCTCGACATGAGCTTCGAGGCCGGCGACATCCAGCTCATCTCCAACCACACGATCGTCCACGCCCGCACCGCCTACGAAGACTGGCCGCAGCCCGCCAAGCGCCGCCACCTGCTCCGTCTCTGGTTGTCACTCGATTAG
- a CDS encoding thiolase family protein, producing the protein MREAVIVEAVRTPLGRGKKNGALAGWHAVDLASEPLRAVVDRTGIDPALIEDVIMGCVGQVGEQGLNIARNAALAAGLPETVCGTTVDRQCGSSQQALHFAAQGVMAGAYDCVVAAGVESMSRVPMGTTAMVGGGPFGPRMIDRYVQANLYGRGGLVNQGLSAEEICKKWGLKREQLDEFSARSHQRAAVATDNGWFGREIQPIERTHDDGKKETIAIDEGIRPDTTAEKLGALKPAFEETGCITAGNSSQLTDGAGAVLVMERKRAEQLGLKPRARFHAFALGSCDPVIMLTAPIPATHNVLRRAGMKLSDMDSVEINEAFAPVVLAWAREFDADLSKVNPNGGAIALGHPLGCSGVRLMATLLHHLERTGGRWGLQTMCEGGGMANATIVERLD; encoded by the coding sequence ATGCGTGAAGCCGTAATCGTCGAAGCCGTCCGCACCCCGCTCGGCCGCGGAAAGAAAAACGGAGCGCTTGCCGGCTGGCACGCGGTGGACCTGGCCAGCGAGCCGCTGCGCGCCGTGGTCGATCGCACGGGCATCGATCCCGCTCTCATCGAGGACGTCATCATGGGTTGCGTCGGCCAGGTCGGAGAGCAGGGCCTGAACATCGCGCGCAACGCGGCCCTGGCCGCCGGGCTTCCCGAAACCGTCTGTGGCACTACGGTCGACCGCCAGTGCGGATCGAGCCAGCAGGCGCTGCACTTTGCTGCCCAGGGAGTGATGGCCGGCGCCTACGACTGCGTCGTCGCTGCGGGCGTCGAATCGATGAGCCGCGTGCCGATGGGCACCACTGCGATGGTCGGCGGAGGCCCGTTCGGCCCTCGCATGATCGATCGCTACGTCCAGGCCAATCTCTACGGCCGCGGCGGACTGGTCAACCAGGGCCTCTCGGCCGAAGAGATCTGCAAGAAGTGGGGGCTCAAGCGTGAGCAGCTCGACGAGTTCTCGGCGCGCTCCCACCAGAGGGCCGCAGTCGCGACCGACAACGGCTGGTTCGGCCGCGAGATCCAGCCGATCGAGCGCACCCACGACGACGGCAAGAAGGAAACCATCGCGATCGACGAAGGCATCCGGCCCGACACGACAGCCGAAAAGCTGGGGGCGCTCAAGCCCGCGTTCGAGGAAACCGGCTGCATCACGGCCGGCAATTCCAGCCAGCTCACCGACGGCGCCGGCGCCGTGCTGGTGATGGAGAGGAAGCGCGCCGAGCAGCTCGGCCTCAAGCCGCGCGCGCGCTTCCATGCATTCGCGCTCGGCTCCTGCGATCCGGTGATCATGCTCACCGCGCCGATCCCCGCGACGCACAACGTCCTCAGGCGAGCGGGCATGAAGCTCTCCGACATGGATTCGGTGGAGATCAACGAAGCGTTCGCACCGGTCGTGCTGGCGTGGGCGCGCGAGTTCGATGCCGACCTGTCGAAGGTCAATCCCAACGGTGGCGCGATCGCGCTCGGTCATCCGCTCGGCTGCAGCGGAGTGCGCCTGATGGCGACGTTGCTGCACCACCTCGAGCGTACCGGCGGTCGCTGGGGCCTGCAGACGATGTGCGAGGGCGGCGGCATGGCCAACGCGACGATCGTCGAACGACTCGACTGA